CAACAATATAAGCTTTGTTTTTTGCTGCCATTGTGCTGCCTCGTTAAGTTAAGATACTGAGTTATTGCAGCACTCATGCCAAAATTTACACCGCTGTTTTTATTGAACTTTTTATGTTTTTCTCGTTTTTTGTCTGGACTAATTTGCAAAAGGCAACGCGTTATTTTTTCACAATTAGCAAAATAGAAATGACCCTGTTCAAAATAAAAAACCACCGGCTGAGCGGTGGCTTTATGACAAAACACAAGTTAAGTGCAACATTATCACTCCCGTTGGGGTTAGTAGGCTCCTTTGGCGCCCAGGACACAAGGAATGGTTTTGAGTAAAATCGATACATCGTTCAGCGCACTTTGCTCTACGATGTACTGTTTATCCAGCTGAACCTGCTGCGCAAACGTGGTATCAGCGCGACCTGTTACCTGCCACAGACCTGTCAGACCCTGCTCGCTGTTCAGACGTCCCAGCTCGTGTGGTTGATACGCATTGACTTCATTTTCCAGCGCCGGGCGCGGACCGATTAACAGCATGTCGCCACGTGCCACATTCATTAACTGGGGCAACTCATCAATGGAATATTTACGAATAAATGCGCCAATGCGGGTAATACGCGGGTCGTTACGATACTTTGCACAGACCCCTTCGCGGTCGCTTTGTGCCGGATCCGGATTGCGAAAGCGCGGATCGCTTGGTAGATACATAGAGCGGAACTTATACATAGTAAAGCGACGTCCCAATTTACCTACCCGAACCTGCTTGTACACACACGGGCCCTGGCTCTCCAGCTTGATCAGCACTATCACAAGCAATAAAAACGGGCTGAGCAGTAATAATCCGCTGATCGCAGCCAGGCGTTGTAGGCAGGCCGGGATACCATGGTGACGACCGTCCAGTTTTGTCTGTTCAGAAACAGATGATGACACCGGGGTGAACTGAGTTGCTGTGGTTTTTTTGATGCTATACATGATTAAAGTCCTCGCAAAGCTTGTTGTAAAACGTAAACACGAAAGAGAAAAATGGGGTTGCCGAGCACATAACGATGAAACTTGGCTTTAGGTTCCTGGATAAGACGCCACACCCATTCAAGGCCCAGCTCTCTCATCCACATTGGCGCACGCGCTATGTTGCCCGAGAAAAAATCGAACAAGCCGCCAACCGCCAATGCACACTGAGCGTGGAGCTTGTGTTTGTTGCTGTCTATCCAGATCTCCTGACGTGGCGAGCCAAGCGCGACCAGCACAATGTCGGCGCCACTTTGATTGATCTGGTCGACAACGGCCTGGTCATCATCAAAGTAGCCATGCTGCACGCCCGCAATACGCAGCCCCGGATAGGCATGGCGCAGGTTATCAGCGGCCAGGCGTGCAACGCCCGGCTGAGCACCAAGCAGGAATAACGAACGCTTGTGTATTACGGCGGCGCGACACAATACAGGCAGCATGTCGGTGCCATTGTTGTTATCAGCCAGACTCACCCCCGCCTGACGCGCCGCGATCCGCATGCCCGAGCCGTCGATAAAATTACGGTCACTGGATTGCAAAACCCGATACAACTGCGCGTTACCGGCAGACAGATTGACCGAGTTAACATTGATGTAATAGGCTGAGCGACATGCTTGCTGCTTGCTGCCCTGCACTACCCAGTCAACCGCGTTTTGCATCTGTGTGTTGCTAAAGGGAATGCCAAATAGGGTACTGTGCTGTGGCATGTTTGCAGACTTGCGATACAGGCACAGACACAACAGGATTTTGCTGATCAGCAGCACATCGGCTGCTGTATCCTGGCGGCTTTGTTGCTGTAATAATGTCAGTGGTGTGTCGGTATTCAGCCCGGTCAGGCTGCGCAGCCACAAGCCATCAAATAGCCCGGGCATCTGACAAGGTGAGCGCAGCCGCGTTACTTTAGGAATACTGACTCCGGCGCGCACCAAAGGATTGCCAACAAAGTGAATGGATCCGCTCAAGACATTGAACAGCGCCGCACTGCGTTTACACATGCCGACCTGCCAGCTGAGCAGACGCACGGGTCGCGCACTGATATCAATCCAGGTTTGGCGACGCAGCGGTGCTTTAAAGCACAGCAGTGCCGCAGCCGTGTTGACGATAAACAGCGGCAACAGGGCGATGACCAGTAACAGGGCTGCGCTAACACGCAGTGCTGTATTGACGCTGGTATGGCCTGCCTGTGATGACTGAGTATTAAGATAGGGTGACATCGCATCCTCCGCTGTTTAGTGAATTACACTAAGGAGATAGCGAAGACCGTGCCAAACTTTAATTTATTGTTTTATAACAACTATTTTGAATTTACCGGGAATGTGAAGAGCGTAAACTGCATTGCATTTTGAGAATTTTTTTATTTTGAAAAACCCTCAGCTCTTTTTGAAAAACCTTCAGCACTTTTTAAAAAACCCTCAGCTCTTTTTAAAAACCCTCAGCATTTCGCAAAGTAATGTGGATAAAGGGTTTGGATCTGTGCCAGGGCCCCAGGGACACGTGACTGGACCACGGCCAGTTTATCTGCCTGCTCTTCGGGCCGGGACAAGCTATAGCCCAGCAGCAGGCGCGAGCATTTGAAGATCACAGTATGAAAGCACTTATCCAGCAGCGAACACTTCAGGGGGCCATAGTTAAAGTGACGAATATAGTCATCCAGCTTTGCATCAAAGGTATTGTTCCAGTGCTTTTGCAGCTCGGCCACGCCTGCGCAGCCCGTGGCATAATGGATCACATGTCCGTTTTCGCCCCAGCCAATCCCCTGTGACTCGGCCACGGGCTCTGTCATAGAGGTGATGAGGGTATCCAGCCAGGCAATCGCCTGCGGACAGTTGCGCATTAACATGACACCTGAGTTAAACGCCCCGCTATACCCTCTGGCAAGATACAAAAACTTGTCTGGCTGATAGAGGGTATCCAGCGCCGGGCAGGCTGGCTGAATACAGGCATCGGCATCCACAAACAACACCTGCCGGTAACCGGCCTGTAGCGCCGCTTTGAGCAAAAACAATTTAAGCCAGCAACACTCAGCGCCAAGCCGGTTCAGCCAGGGACGGGTCACCACCACATAATCGTACCCCATCCGCTTTGCGTACTCACGCTGGCTGTTCAGATAACGACGGTAGCGCCACTGATAGCCATTCAGTGCCACGGAGAATATCAAAGTGTCTGATTGAGCAAAGTGCATACTTACCTCCTTTGTGCCTTATCCCTGTTAAGCAAGTATTGCACCGATCATTGAAAATATCCTGCGGCGCGCTACAGGCAGGCTGCTTTGGTTGTTTTACCGCCCTACCTGCGCGGTTTTTTTGTTTGCAAAGCGCAATGCAGTGCAATTTGCGAAAAACCCGAGAACAACAAGGGTAAAAAACATAACCCACTGAAAATAAAAAGATTAAATTTTGGCACGCTTCATGAAATATCGAACTCAGATAGAAAAAACTGACTTTCAATCGGAGCGAATATGATGAAATTACCCAACACTCTTTATCCCTTAATGGCCACTGGATTAATTGCCTCAGGGCTATTATCGTTTGCAGCTGGCGCCGTAGAACAAATCGATGGTCAGTATGTCTGGCAATTCCAGTCTGGCCAGGCCTGGCCGTTTGGCTACAACCAGTCTACCGGCAAGCCTGATTCTATGGTGTATGCACGTGAAGAATATAGCCGTGAATTTTTTCAGCGGATCCAAAACGCACTGCCCGAGGCTAAAATCAACGAGGCATTTATCACCGGTGATGCCGGCTCTACCATCCACCTGAGCGAAGATGCCGAGGTCTTCATTACCTTTATTCACGAAGGCGCGGGCTATAAAAACTCGTTTGGTTATTTTACCTTTGATCCGCAAAACCCACCGCAAACCCCTGAAGACGTGCAGGAAACCATCGTTTTCCCTAACCTCAGTTACCCTCACCTGACCAACGGGCACCGTGTCAGCATAGGTGAATTTGGGGCAGGCACCAGTATTGGCTTTTTTATCGCTGCCAATGGTTTTTGGTATGACACCGGGGTTAAGCCATTTAAAACGCCCTACTACTACTCGCTGTCGAACCTGAACCCTGAAAGCAACGAGACACTGCGTCAGCACTGTGTTTTGCTGCTCGATGAAGCCCAGCAGGAAGTGGTCATCGGCTTTGAAGACTTGCCACGCACCTGGGGCGACAACGATTTCAACGACGCCGTATTCAGCGTGAAAAGCTCACCGGCCTCTGCCATTTCTGCACTCAACCTGACCGTTATGCCCGAGCAAAACGACAGCGACGCCGATGGCATTGAAGACGAGCTGGATGAATTCCCCAACGACTTTAACCGCGCTTACAGCCAGTACTTCCCCAGCGCACAAGGGGTAACCACTTTGGCTTTTGAAGATAACTGGCCTGCGCGAGGCGACCATGACCTCAACGACTTAGTGGTGAAGCAGCGTATTCGCATGACCTACAACGCCGATAACCAGATCAGCGGGTTTATCATCAATGGCTGGATCACTGCACGCGGCGCCGCCTATCAAAATGGCTTTGGTCTGCGATTGATGAACAGTGAGCCCGGGCTCATCAAACAAGCCAGCCTGACCATCGACGGCCAAAGCTTCGACAAAACCGCTGAAAGCGGACAGAGCAACGCGGTTTTATCGCTGTGGAGTAACACCCATGTATTCACCACCACCGGGCAATCTGGCCAGTGTCAGCACTTTAATACGGTGATGACCTGTGATTACTTTGAGCCGGTGCCTTACACCTTTGATGTGAGTTTTGAACAAGGGCTGGATGCACTCAGTATCAGTGATTTTGATTTCTTCTTGTATCGTACCCAGGATCGCTCACTGGAGATCCACCTGGCTGACTACCCGCCAACAGACAAGTTTGATACCAGTCGCTTCGGCACTGCCGATGACACCTCAAATGCGCAATCCAACCGCTATTTCAGAACCGCCGAAAACCTGCCATGGGCACTGATGATCAGTAACGACTGGCACTACCCCAGAGAATATCTTGATGTCATCTGGGCCTATCCTGCCTATGAAACTTGGGTAGAAAGCAACGGCGAACAGGCGCAGGACTGGTTTATGACCAACGAACGCACCACCCACACATTCAGCGCACACTAAGAGGACACGACCATGACAACATTTAACCAACTTTCGACCCTGACCCTACTGTGTTTAACCTTGTGCGCCTGCGGTGGCGGTGGTGGTGAAGGCAGCTCATCCGGGCCTGCCAGCACCAGTCCGGCAAGTTCATCCAGTAGCACGGTTACGACACCGGCACCGACTGCGAACACGCAGCCACAGGCGCAAACAGATGACAGTGCCGCAACCCCGGCACAACCTGCCGAGCCTGCGCCAAATTACGACCCGGATCCAGCACGGCTGGACAGTGCAGCCGAAACGTCCAACGACTTGCACGTCAAAGCCGATTTTAACTTCAGCACCAGTAAATCCGTGACTCTGGACCTGGGCGGAGAGGATGTTTTTGGCGACTCTCTGGCCAATAAAATGGTCAAAATCTACGCCCTGCATGAGGTGATTGAAAGCTATGAAGATCAAGCGCTGGCCGATAAAGCGCTGCTGGCAACCACGCGCTTTAACAGTGCAGGCCAGCTCACGTTAACACTGGATGTGCCGGTCAATTACCAGACCCTGCTGATAAGCGTTGATGGCATGTTGCAAAGCAATCATTTGCTGAGCGAACTGACGATGCAGGCAACCACAGTAGCACACCAGTTTAACTGAGCCGTTTAATCGCTTCCTCGCCAAACCGCTGCTCAGTGACTACTGAGCAGCGGTTTTCTCATTGTGCTGTTGCTTGTTTATTAATGCTTCAATTTGTCTAAGACTGTGTAATACTTCTATTAACACGCGTTAACTCAGGCAGGATTACATGGAACCGGTTACTAACATCACCTTGCTGTTCGTCGACGACGAGCCCCTTATTCTACGTTCACTTACGCGGGCGCTAAAACACGAGCCCTACACTGTGTATACCGCGCAAAGTGGCGAGGAAGGCCTGGCCTTGTTAGAACAACACCCCATCGATGTGGTGGTATCGGATAAAATGATGCCCAATATGTCGGGGATAGAATTTCTCGCTCAGGTTGCGGAGCGCTTTCCGGATACCATTCGCATGATGCTCACCGCCTTTACCGAGGTTGAAGACCTCATTGATGCCATTAACCAGGGCAAGGTCTGGGGCTATATGCAAAAGCCCTTCGAGATGAGCAATATCAAACTCACGCTTGAGCAGGCGGTGCAAACCAAAATGCTGGTAGCCGAACGCAACATGTTACGTGCCAGCCTGCAACGTTATCGCAGCTCGATCAAGTCGCAATTTTACCGCTTTGTGGGTGACTCCATCGCCATGCAAATGGTCTACAAGGCGATTGAAAAAGCCGGTCCCAGCCAGGCCAATGTGTTTATCACCGGGCCCAGTGGTACCGGTAAGGAATTGGCCGCCGACGCCATTCACCGCGCCAGCACCCGCAAAGATAAACCATTGGTGTGCATTAACTGCGCCGCCATCCCCAGCGAGCTGATGGAGTCTGAGATCTTCGGTCATATCAAGGGCGCCTTCTCGGGGGCGGTTACCAACCGCGATGGGGCTGCGACTCAGGCCGATGGCGGCACCCTGTTTCTCGATGAAATTGGCGAAATGGATATGAACCTGCAAGCCAAGATCTTACGCTTTGTGCAGTCTGGCACCTTTCAGAAGGTGGGCAGCGGTAAAGAGGAAAAGGTCGATGTACGATTTATCTGTGCCACCAACCGCGAGCCGCATCAGGCGATTGCGGATCAGCGTTTGCGGGAAGACTTATTTTATCGCTTGAATGTGATTGCCATTGATTTACCGGCGCTGCATGAGCGGGATCACGATGCGCTGCAAATTGCACAGCATTTTTTAAGTAAGTTCAGCGAAGTTGAAAACAAAGTGTTTGTGGGCTTCTCACCCGCCGCCGAGCAGCTGATCTTACGCTATGACTGGCCGGGCAACGTACGCCAGCTCGAAAACCTCATCCACAGCTGTGTGGTGATGTCCGACGGGCCGCTGATCACCGAAGACACGTTGCAAATGCAGCTTAAACTTAAACCCAGCGATGCCCAGGCACTGCTCAATGGTCAATCAGGCGCGATGCGCAGCAGCCCACCGCAGCCATCACTGAGCGTGCAGCAAAGCGGTTATGCACCATCTCAACAGGCTGCCGAGATCCCATCTGAAAGTCAGATCTGCTCGCTGGCCGAAGTCGAACGTATCGCCATTGAAAAAGCCATTGCCGCATGCGACGACAACGTAGTAAAAGCCGCCAGCTTGTTGCAAGTCAGCCCCTCGACCCTATACCGCAAAATGCAGCAATGGGGAGATAAAAATACCGGAGCCTGATTTTATCGGGCGCTTACCTATTCGCAGATCGCAAATTGCAAAACCCCAGTCGCAAAATGCGATCTGCATACCTTAAGTTCTATCAAAACACCTTCTACATACACCCCTCGCGATCAAATCAGGCAATCTAAATTACAAATAAAGTATTTAAAAAACAGATAGCTAATAGGCTTTCTTGAATTCTTTTACAGCCTCAGCTCGCCTTGGTACGGATTTTGGTTAGTAAAAGTATCTGATAACAAGAGAGCAATGCCATGACACACCCAACCAGCACCATGCGGACCCTGCTCAGCAATACCTCTTACCTGGTTGGTGCCGAGGTGGTTGCTAAGGCCTCGCGGCTGATCAGCATCATGGCGATGGCGGCCTGTTTGTCTGCCACTGAGTATGGCACGGCCATGCTGGCGCTGACCGTGCACGAAGTGCTGAGGCTGCTACTGCGCTCTGGTGCTGGCGCACAGGTGATCCGGGCCAGCGATGACGAATTACCCGCTTTTTTGAAAAACGGTCGGTTATTACAGTGGCTGCTGTGTGTTGCCTTATGTCTGGTGCAAATTCTGGTGGCACTGGCCAGCAGCTGGCTTTTTCCAGGTCAGGACATGACTGTGCTGATTGCCTTGATGGCGCTGACCTATCTGGTCTTTCCGCTGGTCTGTAACCAGGTTTTCCTGATGCAACGGCGCAACCAAATGGGCCTGTTCGGTCTGATCAGCAGCGTCTGTATTATCACCGAAAACTTAGCCCTGGCTGTTGCGCTGTATCTCGACGCCGGATTACTGGCCGTGGTGATTGGCAAATGGGCCTTCACCTTACTGTGGCTTGGCTGCTTTGCCTTTGTCCCCACTTCGGCCATGACGGGCCAGTTCAGCAAAGCCGTATTTACCCGGTTGCTTAAAGCATCGACCCAACTCGCTGGCAGCGAAATCCTGCGCTCGCTGCGTGTCAATATGGACATGTTTGTCGCCGCACGTTTGCTAAGCCCGGAACTGTTCGGCCTGTACAGCTTTGCCAAAAGTGTGGGCGTTGGGCTGGCGATATCGGTTGCTCAGGCTTACACCACTGCCCTCTACCCCTTTGTTTGCAAACTGAAAAACGCAGGCAATTTTGGTAGCAGACACAGCCAGCTGCTGATCGCCATTACGACGGCTGTGTCTGCCATTTTTATTGTTCAGGCGATGCTCGTGCCCTGGTACGTGCCAGTGCTATTCAGTGAACACTGGCAGGGCAGCTTTACCACCAGCGCGCTGCTGTGCCTGATAGCCACCAGCACAGTGTGGACCGACAGCTACGCCGTAATGCAACGTGCCAATGGCCGTTTTGCCCGAGAGTGCCAACTGAATGCTTATTGCTTACTGATTTCACTGGCCGGGCTGTTAATGCTACAGCCTGACCAACCCGTTTTACTTGCCGCCGTATTGGTGAGTTGCAGCGCACTGTGGCTGCTCTTCCCTTTGGCAGACTTTGCGCTGAGACGCTGTGATGTCGGCGCAGCAAAATCTTCCTCATGATCCGGAGCCCATTATGACTAACTATGTGATTAACTCGAAACCCGTTGTCAGTATCGTCATCCCTATGTACAACGTTGAAAAATATATTGATAAATGCATCTGCTCGGTGCTCAACCAGACCTATCACAACTTTGAAGTGATCTGCGTTGATGACGGCTGTAGCGATAACACACTCAACTACCTGAGAGACTATAAAGATCACCGGATCCATATTATTCGTCAGCAAAACCGCGGCCTGTCCGGAGCACGTAATACCGGGATCCGCAACGCCCGTGGCGTCTATATTGCTTTACTGGACGCCGACGACTACTGGGCGGTCGATAAACTCGAAAAACATATTGCCCATCTGAATCGCAACCCTCATGTTGACGTCAGCTACTGTCCATCCTTGTTTGTTGACGATGACAATAAACAACTGGGGATTGGTCAGTTTCCAAAATTAGACAATATAGATGCCAAAACCATTTTTTGTCGCAACCCGGTGGGCAATGGCTCCGCACCGGTAATACGTGCAGCCGCGCTGGAAAAAGTCGCCTTTCACGACGAGACGCGCAGCTGGCGCCAGTATTTTGATGAAAACCTCAGACAGTCTGAAGACATTGAAATGTGGCTACGCCTGGCGCTGTACAGCGATGCCGTTTTTGCCGGGATCCCTGAGCCGCTGACCTTTTATCGCGTTAATGCCAGTGGCTTATCCGCCAATCTGCAAAAGCAATATCAGAGCTGGGAAAGCGCGGTTAACAAACATAGACGCAGCCATGCGCAGTTTTTTAAACAGTGCGGTTCGCTTGCACGTGCTTATCAGCTCAGATACCTGAGCCGCCGTGCCGTGCAATCG
The Pseudoalteromonas viridis DNA segment above includes these coding regions:
- a CDS encoding sugar transferase, whose protein sequence is MYSIKKTTATQFTPVSSSVSEQTKLDGRHHGIPACLQRLAAISGLLLLSPFLLLVIVLIKLESQGPCVYKQVRVGKLGRRFTMYKFRSMYLPSDPRFRNPDPAQSDREGVCAKYRNDPRITRIGAFIRKYSIDELPQLMNVARGDMLLIGPRPALENEVNAYQPHELGRLNSEQGLTGLWQVTGRADTTFAQQVQLDKQYIVEQSALNDVSILLKTIPCVLGAKGAY
- a CDS encoding LruC domain-containing protein — encoded protein: MMKLPNTLYPLMATGLIASGLLSFAAGAVEQIDGQYVWQFQSGQAWPFGYNQSTGKPDSMVYAREEYSREFFQRIQNALPEAKINEAFITGDAGSTIHLSEDAEVFITFIHEGAGYKNSFGYFTFDPQNPPQTPEDVQETIVFPNLSYPHLTNGHRVSIGEFGAGTSIGFFIAANGFWYDTGVKPFKTPYYYSLSNLNPESNETLRQHCVLLLDEAQQEVVIGFEDLPRTWGDNDFNDAVFSVKSSPASAISALNLTVMPEQNDSDADGIEDELDEFPNDFNRAYSQYFPSAQGVTTLAFEDNWPARGDHDLNDLVVKQRIRMTYNADNQISGFIINGWITARGAAYQNGFGLRLMNSEPGLIKQASLTIDGQSFDKTAESGQSNAVLSLWSNTHVFTTTGQSGQCQHFNTVMTCDYFEPVPYTFDVSFEQGLDALSISDFDFFLYRTQDRSLEIHLADYPPTDKFDTSRFGTADDTSNAQSNRYFRTAENLPWALMISNDWHYPREYLDVIWAYPAYETWVESNGEQAQDWFMTNERTTHTFSAH
- a CDS encoding oligosaccharide flippase family protein, whose protein sequence is MTHPTSTMRTLLSNTSYLVGAEVVAKASRLISIMAMAACLSATEYGTAMLALTVHEVLRLLLRSGAGAQVIRASDDELPAFLKNGRLLQWLLCVALCLVQILVALASSWLFPGQDMTVLIALMALTYLVFPLVCNQVFLMQRRNQMGLFGLISSVCIITENLALAVALYLDAGLLAVVIGKWAFTLLWLGCFAFVPTSAMTGQFSKAVFTRLLKASTQLAGSEILRSLRVNMDMFVAARLLSPELFGLYSFAKSVGVGLAISVAQAYTTALYPFVCKLKNAGNFGSRHSQLLIAITTAVSAIFIVQAMLVPWYVPVLFSEHWQGSFTTSALLCLIATSTVWTDSYAVMQRANGRFARECQLNAYCLLISLAGLLMLQPDQPVLLAAVLVSCSALWLLFPLADFALRRCDVGAAKSSS
- a CDS encoding glycosyltransferase family 2 protein, coding for MTNYVINSKPVVSIVIPMYNVEKYIDKCICSVLNQTYHNFEVICVDDGCSDNTLNYLRDYKDHRIHIIRQQNRGLSGARNTGIRNARGVYIALLDADDYWAVDKLEKHIAHLNRNPHVDVSYCPSLFVDDDNKQLGIGQFPKLDNIDAKTIFCRNPVGNGSAPVIRAAALEKVAFHDETRSWRQYFDENLRQSEDIEMWLRLALYSDAVFAGIPEPLTFYRVNASGLSANLQKQYQSWESAVNKHRRSHAQFFKQCGSLARAYQLRYLSRRAVQSRNTAAALKLIHKALFTDIRILLEEPGRTALTWCCALTSLLPKSLYDRAEKLAMRTLGQANKHPTS
- a CDS encoding sigma-54-dependent transcriptional regulator, with translation MEPVTNITLLFVDDEPLILRSLTRALKHEPYTVYTAQSGEEGLALLEQHPIDVVVSDKMMPNMSGIEFLAQVAERFPDTIRMMLTAFTEVEDLIDAINQGKVWGYMQKPFEMSNIKLTLEQAVQTKMLVAERNMLRASLQRYRSSIKSQFYRFVGDSIAMQMVYKAIEKAGPSQANVFITGPSGTGKELAADAIHRASTRKDKPLVCINCAAIPSELMESEIFGHIKGAFSGAVTNRDGAATQADGGTLFLDEIGEMDMNLQAKILRFVQSGTFQKVGSGKEEKVDVRFICATNREPHQAIADQRLREDLFYRLNVIAIDLPALHERDHDALQIAQHFLSKFSEVENKVFVGFSPAAEQLILRYDWPGNVRQLENLIHSCVVMSDGPLITEDTLQMQLKLKPSDAQALLNGQSGAMRSSPPQPSLSVQQSGYAPSQQAAEIPSESQICSLAEVERIAIEKAIAACDDNVVKAASLLQVSPSTLYRKMQQWGDKNTGA
- a CDS encoding WecB/TagA/CpsF family glycosyltransferase is translated as MSPYLNTQSSQAGHTSVNTALRVSAALLLVIALLPLFIVNTAAALLCFKAPLRRQTWIDISARPVRLLSWQVGMCKRSAALFNVLSGSIHFVGNPLVRAGVSIPKVTRLRSPCQMPGLFDGLWLRSLTGLNTDTPLTLLQQQSRQDTAADVLLISKILLCLCLYRKSANMPQHSTLFGIPFSNTQMQNAVDWVVQGSKQQACRSAYYINVNSVNLSAGNAQLYRVLQSSDRNFIDGSGMRIAARQAGVSLADNNNGTDMLPVLCRAAVIHKRSLFLLGAQPGVARLAADNLRHAYPGLRIAGVQHGYFDDDQAVVDQINQSGADIVLVALGSPRQEIWIDSNKHKLHAQCALAVGGLFDFFSGNIARAPMWMRELGLEWVWRLIQEPKAKFHRYVLGNPIFLFRVYVLQQALRGL